One genomic window of Punica granatum isolate Tunisia-2019 chromosome 1, ASM765513v2, whole genome shotgun sequence includes the following:
- the LOC116211068 gene encoding nucleolar protein 10, with translation MAYEGGQLKSTSINGVKMYSVSSQNRSLATWLPPKKLRALRKDTKYMQRMRLLEDMRFETATTKIKATPDGEFLIASGIYPPQIKVYELGQLSLKFERHFDSEIIDFQVLAGDYSKLAFLCADRSICLHAKYGKHYSLRIPRMGRNIEYDCWSCDLLCAASSPDLYRINLEQGRFLSSLVTHSPALNVVARSKLHGLVACGGEDGAVECFDMRTRAAVGRINAIAPSGDIDQEVTAIDFDGEGGFMMAVGSGGGKVLLYDLRSSHPVRVKDHMYGSPILDIKWHRTLNSEQPKLISTDNHIVRIWDPETGDGMTSIEPTAGAINDICIFKDSGLMMLALDSSQIPSYFIPALGPAPKWIAVLENLTEELEEGGQTTIYDDFKFLTKEDLEKLNLTYLIGTNLLRAYMHGFFIDYRLYKKAKALADPFAYDSYVEQRKKEKLEAERASRITIKRKLPKVNRLLAANLLENDEAEKDEAEDNENKKKSKKKKGLSSELLKDERFAALFEDKNFEIDEQSKEYLALHPMASKKQATLVEEHFEPVMEGEEDHSGDSDASEGETDDSYKKQKSRVPRLYEVKDERHAEAFFNRVSLANEDSLPLGERVAALQNNQRAGIPGDVKVGPGGSREISFVSRSSAKYVEDQGDREAGHKKRRGVQSLGLKPDKYGGRGRGRGGPRGRGGRGGPRGRGGRGGPRGKFIV, from the exons ATGGCGTACGAAGGAGGACAGTTGAAGTCGACCTCCATCAATGGAGTGAAGATGTACTCTGTTTCTTCTCAGAACCGTTCCCTCGCCACTTGGCTTCCCCCGAAGAAGCTCAGAGCTCTTCGCAAGGACACCA AGTACATGCAAAGGATGCGATTGCTCGAGGATATGAGGTTTGAAACTGCAACTACAAAAATTAAAGCAACTCCCGATGGAGAGTTCCTTATTGCATCAG GTATATATCCGCCCCAAATTAAAGTATATGAGCTGGGGCAACTGTCATTGAAGTTTGAAAGACACTTTGATTCAGAGATTATCGATTTTCAG GTTTTGGCTGGTGACTATTCGAAGCTAGCGTTTCTCTGTGCTGATCGTTCTATTTGTTTACATGCAAAATATGGAAAACACTACAGTTTACGGATTCCAAG AATGGGGAGGAACATTGAATATGATTGCTGGTCTTGTGACTTGCTGTGCGCAGCCTCTTCTCCTGATCTGTACAGAATAAATTTAGAACag GGTCGTTTCTTGTCCTCCCTGGTTACCCATTCTCCAGCACTAAATGTGGTAGCCAGAAG CAAGCTTCATGGACTAGTGGCTTGTGGTGGTGAGGATGGTGCTGTGGAATGTTTTGACATGAGAACCAGAGCTGCTGTTGGTAGAATCAATGCCATTGCACCTTCTGGAGATATTGACCAG GAAGTCACTGCTATAGATTTTGATGGAGAAGGCGGCTTTATGATGGCTGTTGGAAGTGGTGGAGGAAAG GTGCTGCTCTATGATTTGCGCTCCTCACATCCAGTACGAGTTAAGGATCACAT gTATGGTAGCCCAATATTGGATATTAAATGGCATCGCACTCTTAATTCTGAACAGCCGAAGTTGATCTCCACTGATAACCACATTGTCAGAATATGGGACCCAGAGACG GGAGATGGCATGACGAGCATTGAACCCACAGCTGGAGCAATTaatgatatatgtatattcaaGGACAGTGGGTTGATGATGTTGGCCTTGGACAGTAGTCAAATACCTTCTTACTTCATACCTGCTCTGGGACCTGCTCCTAAATGGATTGCTGTCCTTGAAAATTTGACG GAAGAGCTGGAGGAGGGAGGTCAAACGACTATATATGATGATTTCAAGTTTTTGACGAAAGAAGATCTTGAGAAGTTGAATTTGACCTATCTGATTGGCACAAATCTCTTACGAGCATACATGCATGGCTTCTTTATCGATTATAGATTGTATAAAAAG GCAAAGGCATTGGCAGATCCTTTTGCATATGATTCTTATGTAGAGCAGCggaagaaagaaaagcttGAAGCTGAACGAGCTTCTCGGATCACG ATCAAGAGAAAATTGCCCAAAGTTAACAGGCTTCTTGCTGCCAATCTCCTGGAGAACGATGAAGCTGAGAAGGATGAAGCAGAGGACAAcgaaaacaagaagaaatcaaagaaaaagaaaggactCAGCAGTGAACTTCTCAAAGATGAGAGATTTGCTGCTTTGTTTGAAGACAAG AACTTTGAAATTGATGAGCAATCCAAAGAGTATCTGGCGTTACATCCCATGGCTTCTAAGAAGCAAGCAACTTTGGTTGAAGAACATTTTGAGCCGGTCatggaaggggaggaagatcaTTCAGGGGATTCTGATGCCTCTGAAGGGGAGACTGATGATAGCTACAAGAAGCAGAAGTCTCGTGTTCCTAG GCTATACGAAGTAAAGGACGAGAGGCATGCGGAGGCATTCTTCAATCGTGTCTCTCTGGCCAATGAGGACTCTCTTCCTCTCGGAGAGAGAGTGGCTGCTCTCCAAAACAATCAGCGAGCTGGCATTCCAGGTGATGTGAAGGTGGGTCCTGGAGGATCAAGAGAAATATCGTTCGTCTCCAGAAGCTCGGCAAAGTATGTGGAGGACCAGGGAGATAGAGAGGCAGGGCACAAGAAGAGAAGGGGAGTCCAGTCATTGGGTCTCAAGCCCGATAAGTACGGAGGCCGTGGCAGAGGAAGGGGTGGGCCGCGCGGTAGAGGAGGAAGGGGTGGGCCGCGCGGTAGAGGAGGAAGAGGTGGGCCACGTGGTAAATTCATTGTCTAG
- the LOC116192433 gene encoding transcription factor ORG2-like isoform X2 — MLALSPPLFSSNGWLVDDSMSHQQQQQQPPQQPPADYYQQHFSGIPKELLSPPQQSLLHFYFSQPSDDHPQQLDCFDPVTPSPKAASGDPSMVKKLNHNASERDRRRKINGLYSSLRSLLPASDQTKKLSIPSTVSRVLKYIPELQQQVQKLAKEKEDLLMRIPSKNEAEEDSPSAYYRGGLGIRQRTNSSASPEVVADERRSVSANRLSEREVAVQISTKKETESPLPEILLNLERDGFSLVNASTFESFGDNRVFYNLHVQDERINASDCDKVREKILSLCRKSDRVLPKRPGIH; from the exons ATGTTGGCCCTAAGCCCTCCTCTGTTCTCATCCAACGGATGGCTCGTTGATGACTCCATGAGCcatcaacaacaacaacaacagcCACCACAACAACCACCAGCTGATTATTATCAACAACACTTCTCCGGCATCCCGAAAGAACTTTTGTCCCCACCGCAGCAATCCCTTCTCCACTTCTATTTCTCTCAGCCGTCCGATGATCACCCACAGCAGCTCGACTGCTTCGATCCCGTGACTCCCTCCCCCAAGGCTGCCAGTGGTGACCCCAGCATGGTCAAGAAGCTCAATCACAATGCCAGCGAGCGCGACAGGCGCAGGAAGATCAACGGCCTTTACTCATCCCTCCGGTCATTGCTTCCTGCATCCGATCAAACG AAGAAACTGAGTATCCCGTCAACGGTGTCCCGCGTACTGAAGTACATCCCGGAACTTCAGCAGCAAGTCCAGAAGCTCGCCAAGGAGAAGGAAGACCTCCTCATGCGGATTCCTTCAAAGAATGAGGCTGAAGAGGACAGTCCATCGGCCTACTACCGAGGAGGACTCGGCATACGGCAGAGGACTAACAGCAGTGCTTCACCGGAGGTCGTGGCTGACGAGAGACGATCTGTGTCTGCAAACCGGCTGAGTGAAAGAGAAGTTGCGGTTCAGATATCCACCAAGAAAGAAACCGAGAGCCCATTGCCTGAGATACTGCTTAATCTGGAGAGGGACGGGTTTTCTCTCGTAAACGCTTCCACTTTTGAGTCCTTTGGTGACAACAGGGTCTTCTACAATCTCCATGTTCAG GATGAAAGGATTAACGCATCAGACTGCGACAAGGTGCGGGAGAAAATCTTATCTCTGTGCCGGAAGAGCGACCGTGTCCTTCCCAAAAGACCTGGTATCCATTGA
- the LOC116192433 gene encoding transcription factor ORG2-like isoform X1, producing MLALSPPLFSSNGWLVDDSMSHQQQQQQPPQQPPADYYQQHFSGIPKELLSPPQQSLLHFYFSQPSDDHPQQLDCFDPVTPSPKAASGDPSMVKKLNHNASERDRRRKINGLYSSLRSLLPASDQTKKLSIPSTVSRVLKYIPELQQQVQKLAKEKEDLLMRIPSKNEAEEDSPSAYYRGGLGIRQRTNSSASPEVVADERRSVSANRLSEREVAVQISTKKETESPLPEILLNLERDGFSLVNASTFESFGDNRVFYNLHVQVTYLDLTFICQDERINASDCDKVREKILSLCRKSDRVLPKRPGIH from the exons ATGTTGGCCCTAAGCCCTCCTCTGTTCTCATCCAACGGATGGCTCGTTGATGACTCCATGAGCcatcaacaacaacaacaacagcCACCACAACAACCACCAGCTGATTATTATCAACAACACTTCTCCGGCATCCCGAAAGAACTTTTGTCCCCACCGCAGCAATCCCTTCTCCACTTCTATTTCTCTCAGCCGTCCGATGATCACCCACAGCAGCTCGACTGCTTCGATCCCGTGACTCCCTCCCCCAAGGCTGCCAGTGGTGACCCCAGCATGGTCAAGAAGCTCAATCACAATGCCAGCGAGCGCGACAGGCGCAGGAAGATCAACGGCCTTTACTCATCCCTCCGGTCATTGCTTCCTGCATCCGATCAAACG AAGAAACTGAGTATCCCGTCAACGGTGTCCCGCGTACTGAAGTACATCCCGGAACTTCAGCAGCAAGTCCAGAAGCTCGCCAAGGAGAAGGAAGACCTCCTCATGCGGATTCCTTCAAAGAATGAGGCTGAAGAGGACAGTCCATCGGCCTACTACCGAGGAGGACTCGGCATACGGCAGAGGACTAACAGCAGTGCTTCACCGGAGGTCGTGGCTGACGAGAGACGATCTGTGTCTGCAAACCGGCTGAGTGAAAGAGAAGTTGCGGTTCAGATATCCACCAAGAAAGAAACCGAGAGCCCATTGCCTGAGATACTGCTTAATCTGGAGAGGGACGGGTTTTCTCTCGTAAACGCTTCCACTTTTGAGTCCTTTGGTGACAACAGGGTCTTCTACAATCTCCATGTTCAG gtaacATATTTGGACCTAACTTTTATCTGTCAGGATGAAAGGATTAACGCATCAGACTGCGACAAGGTGCGGGAGAAAATCTTATCTCTGTGCCGGAAGAGCGACCGTGTCCTTCCCAAAAGACCTGGTATCCATTGA